A single region of the Deefgea piscis genome encodes:
- the hemA gene encoding glutamyl-tRNA reductase has product MNLLVLGLNYQTAPLAVRERLAFNPDELPSALADLVALKGVFEAAIVSTCNRTELYCHARDIDQVMYWLADNRNQSVDSITSHMYVYEGEAAARHAYRVVSGLDSMVVGETQIVGQFKDAERLARDAGTLGTLLNGVFQRAFSVAKEVRTRTQIGASSVSMAAAAVRLAERIFPSISDCKVLFIGAGEMIALCATHFAAQNPKKIAIANRTLERGQALAQQFNGEAMLLADLPARMAEFDVVVTSTAASLPIVGKGMVERALKARRHRPIFMVDLAVPRDIESEVADLNDVYLFTVDDLAEVVRQGMASRSLAVESAEAIISERLSDFNTWLASRAWCQRFVIYAIIPIALHAPSWHGAQKRLAAGADPSDVIEQMAQQMSNKFLHTPLSALNSAAPDEQEALVNLVRRLYRLQDID; this is encoded by the coding sequence ATGAACCTGCTCGTCCTCGGCCTTAACTATCAAACTGCACCGCTCGCGGTACGGGAGCGGCTGGCCTTTAATCCGGATGAGTTGCCTTCGGCATTGGCCGACTTGGTCGCCCTCAAGGGTGTTTTTGAAGCTGCGATTGTCTCCACCTGTAATCGAACCGAGCTGTATTGCCACGCTCGCGATATCGATCAAGTGATGTATTGGCTTGCAGACAACAGAAATCAAAGCGTTGATAGCATTACCTCCCATATGTATGTCTATGAAGGTGAAGCTGCGGCGCGGCACGCTTATCGCGTGGTGTCGGGTTTGGACTCGATGGTGGTGGGTGAAACCCAAATTGTTGGCCAGTTTAAAGATGCCGAACGATTAGCGCGAGATGCCGGCACCTTGGGGACTTTGCTCAATGGGGTGTTTCAACGGGCGTTCTCAGTGGCCAAAGAAGTGCGCACGCGTACCCAAATTGGCGCGTCATCGGTGTCGATGGCCGCCGCTGCGGTGCGTTTAGCCGAGCGTATTTTCCCTTCGATTAGCGATTGCAAAGTACTGTTTATTGGTGCCGGTGAAATGATTGCGCTGTGCGCCACGCATTTTGCGGCACAAAATCCCAAAAAAATCGCCATTGCCAATCGCACGCTCGAGCGCGGTCAAGCGCTAGCGCAGCAATTTAATGGCGAAGCGATGCTGTTGGCCGATTTGCCCGCCAGAATGGCCGAGTTTGACGTGGTGGTTACGTCCACTGCCGCGTCCTTACCGATTGTTGGCAAGGGCATGGTCGAGCGGGCTTTAAAAGCGCGCCGCCATCGACCGATTTTTATGGTCGATTTGGCCGTACCGCGTGATATAGAAAGCGAAGTCGCCGATTTAAACGATGTGTATTTATTCACCGTCGACGATTTGGCCGAAGTCGTTCGCCAAGGGATGGCGTCGCGATCATTAGCTGTAGAAAGCGCCGAAGCGATTATCAGCGAGCGTTTGAGTGATTTTAATACTTGGTTAGCCAGCCGTGCATGGTGCCAACGATTCGTGATTTACGCGATCATTCCGATCGCATTACACGCACCGAGCTGGCACGGGGCGCAAAAACGCTTGGCAGCGGGCGCTGATCCAAGTGATGTGATCGAGCAAATGGCGCAGCAAATGAGTAATAAGTTTTTGCATACGCCGCTGTCCGCGCTCAATAGCGCTGCGCCCGATGAGCAAGAAGCCTTGGTCAATTTAGTTCGCCGTTTATATCGATTACAAGATATTGATTAA
- the feoB gene encoding ferrous iron transport protein B, with protein MKRVALVGMPNTGKSTLFNRLTGGTARVANWPGLTVELASSRILLGANMVQIFDLPGIYDLVGGAEDEHVAQRFLAEAKLDAIVLVLNATQLDRQLALALQLKALGAPLLICLNMQDEAKRAGISIDCALLAKELGCSVQLISAKLGAGLNEAKQQLNQLMSQPSVQLNLANVPAASAMHAQEKRLFQAAVQQPPTLALDTTAQVDRFVLHPWLGLPLFIVVMFGLFQLTYAIGTPLQDTLEAGLIWLKEAFLLPATQSLPAFWQGLIVNGVFDGVTTVLTFAPIIFLFFCLMSVIEDSGYFARAAFMMDGIMSRMGLDGRGFVMLMMGFGCNVPAIMGTRVIRDHKARLLTMLTIPFSLCSARLQIFLFLSGALFSPAHAPWVLLSLYIISILVAMGTAVLFRSHFQSNEPFALELPPYRLPLMSHIWRRGWGEARDFLRLASTMIVIGVVLVWLLTNFPNPQHSYALMVSDFFQPVLSPIGIDSTLSIALIFGFVAKEVVLGALSVITGHDGTALATQLAHTLDPVSAYSFMLFTLTYIPCVSVIAAMKKESKSTAFTAFSLVWSLGLAWTISFVFYQSARLLNF; from the coding sequence ATGAAGCGGGTGGCCCTGGTTGGGATGCCCAATACTGGAAAATCGACGTTATTTAATCGCCTCACTGGCGGCACCGCGCGCGTGGCCAATTGGCCGGGCTTAACTGTTGAGTTGGCTTCCAGCCGAATTTTGCTCGGCGCCAATATGGTGCAAATTTTTGATTTGCCGGGGATTTACGATTTAGTCGGTGGTGCTGAGGACGAACATGTGGCGCAGCGTTTTTTGGCTGAAGCCAAGCTCGACGCCATTGTGCTGGTACTCAATGCCACGCAACTCGATCGCCAATTGGCGCTGGCATTGCAGCTCAAAGCCTTGGGGGCGCCACTGCTGATTTGCCTCAATATGCAAGATGAAGCCAAGCGCGCTGGTATCTCGATTGATTGCGCTTTGCTGGCCAAGGAATTGGGCTGCTCAGTGCAATTAATTAGCGCTAAATTGGGCGCGGGCCTCAATGAAGCCAAGCAGCAATTAAATCAACTGATGTCGCAACCCAGTGTGCAGCTTAATTTAGCCAATGTCCCTGCGGCTAGCGCCATGCATGCGCAAGAAAAACGCCTGTTTCAAGCTGCGGTGCAGCAGCCGCCCACGCTGGCGCTGGACACGACGGCGCAAGTCGATCGCTTTGTGCTACACCCGTGGCTGGGTTTACCGCTGTTTATTGTGGTGATGTTTGGCTTGTTCCAACTCACATACGCCATCGGTACGCCGTTACAAGACACGCTGGAAGCGGGTTTGATTTGGCTTAAAGAAGCCTTTTTATTGCCTGCTACGCAATCGCTGCCGGCCTTTTGGCAAGGCTTGATTGTCAATGGCGTGTTTGATGGCGTGACTACGGTACTGACTTTTGCACCGATTATTTTCTTGTTTTTCTGCTTAATGTCGGTGATTGAAGACTCCGGTTATTTTGCCCGCGCCGCTTTTATGATGGATGGCATCATGAGCCGAATGGGGCTCGATGGCCGTGGTTTTGTCATGCTGATGATGGGCTTTGGCTGCAATGTGCCGGCGATTATGGGTACGCGGGTGATTCGCGATCACAAAGCGCGTTTACTGACGATGCTGACGATTCCATTTTCGCTATGCTCAGCGCGCTTGCAGATTTTCTTGTTTTTGAGTGGCGCTTTGTTTAGTCCAGCTCATGCGCCGTGGGTGTTGTTGTCGCTGTACATCATCAGCATTTTGGTGGCGATGGGCACTGCAGTGTTATTTCGCTCGCACTTTCAATCCAATGAGCCGTTTGCGCTGGAATTGCCGCCTTATCGTTTGCCATTGATGAGCCATATCTGGCGGCGGGGTTGGGGCGAGGCGCGCGACTTTTTGCGTTTAGCCAGCACTATGATCGTCATTGGCGTGGTGTTAGTGTGGCTACTGACTAATTTTCCTAATCCACAACACAGTTATGCTTTGATGGTGTCTGATTTTTTCCAACCGGTATTGTCACCGATTGGCATTGATTCGACCTTGTCGATTGCGTTGATCTTTGGTTTTGTTGCCAAAGAAGTTGTGCTCGGGGCCTTATCGGTGATTACTGGCCATGATGGTACGGCGCTGGCAACACAGCTCGCGCACACGCTTGATCCGGTGTCGGCCTATAGCTTTATGCTGTTTACGCTGACGTATATTCCTTGCGTTTCAGTGATTGCGGCGATGAAAAAAGAATCGAAATCGACAGCATTTACTGCGTTTTCGCTGGTTTGGTCTTTGGGCTTAGCGTGGACGATTTCCTTTGTTTTCTACCAGTCAGCGCGACTGCTGAATTTTTAA
- a CDS encoding FeoA family protein yields MRALSQLDLNQRALVHAISTDVDLLPRLSALGLREHSEVTVIRRGWLGGPLHLRVGNTEFMLRRADAALIQVLPIASSVVVLAQTEVLA; encoded by the coding sequence ATGCGTGCTCTCTCTCAGCTAGATTTAAACCAACGTGCTCTGGTACATGCCATCAGTACCGATGTTGATTTGCTGCCACGGTTATCGGCGCTGGGTTTGCGTGAGCACAGTGAAGTCACGGTGATTCGCCGCGGTTGGCTGGGTGGACCTTTACATTTGCGGGTAGGCAATACTGAATTTATGTTGCGCCGTGCTGATGCCGCGCTGATTCAGGTGCTGCCGATTGCGTCGAGTGTGGTCGTGCTGGCTCAGACTGAGGTTTTAGCATGA
- the purD gene encoding phosphoribosylamine--glycine ligase → MNILVIGSGGREHALAWKLAQSERSTKVFVAPGNAGTALEKNLTNVAITAIPELIEFAKAENIQLTVVGPEAPLSQGIVDAFRLAGLKIFGPSQAGAQLESSKDFAKAFMQRHGIPTADYQTFADAAAAHAYIDAKGAPIVIKADGLAAGKGVVVAMDLLEAHAAVDAMLSDNQFGDAGARVVVEEFLTGEEASFIVMVDGKNVLAMASSQDHKRLLDGDLGPNTGGMGAYSPAPVVTPEINARAMREVILPTVQGMAKDGIEYTGFLYAGLMVSPDGSLKTLEFNCRFGDPETQPIMLRLKSDFVTLCEHGVNGTLDQVECEWDRRVALGVVMAAANYPETPRKGDVITGLPSDLEDGHVFHAGTTLNEAGEPITSGGRVLCVTAFGENYKMAQKRAYEILADIHFDGAQYRNDIAWRAINRK, encoded by the coding sequence ATGAATATCCTCGTCATTGGCTCAGGTGGCCGTGAACATGCATTAGCTTGGAAATTAGCCCAATCTGAGCGCTCGACTAAAGTATTTGTCGCGCCAGGCAATGCAGGGACTGCACTCGAAAAAAATCTCACCAATGTCGCAATCACCGCTATTCCAGAATTGATTGAATTTGCCAAAGCTGAAAACATCCAGCTGACCGTCGTTGGCCCAGAAGCGCCGTTGTCGCAAGGGATTGTGGATGCATTTCGTTTGGCTGGGCTTAAGATTTTTGGCCCAAGCCAAGCGGGTGCTCAGCTGGAATCATCTAAAGATTTTGCTAAAGCCTTTATGCAGCGCCATGGCATTCCAACTGCCGATTACCAAACTTTTGCCGATGCCGCAGCAGCGCATGCCTATATCGACGCTAAAGGCGCGCCGATTGTGATTAAGGCTGATGGCTTAGCGGCAGGTAAAGGCGTCGTGGTTGCGATGGATTTGCTTGAGGCCCACGCCGCTGTTGATGCGATGTTGTCAGACAATCAATTTGGCGACGCCGGTGCTCGCGTGGTGGTTGAAGAATTTCTCACCGGTGAAGAAGCCAGTTTTATCGTGATGGTCGATGGTAAAAACGTCTTGGCGATGGCCTCCAGCCAAGACCATAAGCGTTTGCTTGACGGCGATCTAGGCCCGAACACTGGCGGCATGGGCGCGTATAGCCCAGCACCGGTCGTTACCCCAGAAATCAACGCACGCGCGATGCGTGAGGTGATTTTGCCAACGGTGCAAGGCATGGCCAAAGACGGTATCGAATACACTGGGTTTTTGTACGCCGGTTTGATGGTGAGCCCTGATGGTTCACTCAAAACACTGGAATTTAACTGCCGCTTTGGTGATCCGGAAACGCAGCCGATTATGCTGCGCTTGAAGTCAGACTTTGTGACTTTGTGTGAACACGGTGTGAATGGCACGTTGGATCAAGTTGAATGCGAATGGGATCGTCGGGTCGCTTTGGGTGTGGTGATGGCCGCAGCTAATTACCCAGAAACCCCGCGCAAAGGCGATGTGATTACCGGTTTGCCAAGTGATTTAGAAGACGGTCATGTGTTCCATGCCGGTACTACGCTGAACGAAGCTGGCGAGCCAATCACCAGTGGCGGCCGTGTGTTGTGCGTTACCGCATTTGGTGAAAACTACAAAATGGCGCAAAAACGCGCGTATGAAATTTTGGCCGATATTCATTTTGATGGCGCGCAATATCGTAATGATATTGCTTGGCGAGCGATTAATCGTAAATAA
- the pagP gene encoding lipid IV(A) palmitoyltransferase PagP, which translates to MTFKKIWAMCIGLLLAANVSAADCADWWLFDKACSNISGIWNEGETGLLLSGYAWHNRSTYDRDKIDNYNELAYGGGLSLYRALPNNNEEMIYAMMFSDSHSKPETHIGYAYMWYWNVLGPLKAGAGLTAGLFSRSDIGSYVPLPFALPLVALKYDKVNLYATYIPGGSNNGNVLFLFSRFDY; encoded by the coding sequence ATGACATTTAAAAAAATATGGGCAATGTGTATCGGGCTATTGTTAGCGGCCAATGTATCAGCAGCAGACTGTGCCGATTGGTGGCTGTTTGATAAAGCCTGCAGCAATATTAGTGGCATTTGGAATGAAGGCGAAACTGGATTATTACTCTCTGGCTACGCTTGGCATAATCGCAGCACCTATGATCGAGATAAAATCGATAACTATAACGAACTGGCGTATGGCGGTGGCCTCAGCCTTTATCGTGCTTTACCCAATAATAATGAAGAAATGATTTATGCGATGATGTTTTCTGATTCGCATAGCAAGCCAGAAACCCATATTGGTTATGCCTATATGTGGTACTGGAATGTCTTAGGACCACTTAAAGCGGGTGCAGGTTTGACTGCGGGTTTGTTCTCGCGCAGTGATATCGGCAGTTATGTCCCGTTGCCTTTTGCTTTGCCTTTAGTTGCTCTGAAATATGACAAAGTCAATCTGTATGCGACTTATATTCCAGGTGGTAGTAATAATGGCAATGTGTTGTTTTTATTTTCCCGCTTTGATTACTAA
- the purH gene encoding bifunctional phosphoribosylaminoimidazolecarboxamide formyltransferase/IMP cyclohydrolase — protein MSKITRALISVSDKTGVLAFAQALHQQGVEILSTGGTAKLFADHGLPVIEVADYTGFPEMLDGRVKTLHPKIHGGILGRRDLDAHVATMGEHGIGNIDLVCVNLYPFEATIAKPDCSYEDAIENIDIGGPAMVRSAAKNHAHVAIVTDAADYDLLIEEMQANGGALALATRKNLAKKAFSHTAAYDGAISNYLTALTSDGEKAIYPTRLNLQFEKVQDMRYGENPHQSAAFYRDLDPAAGSLANYKQYQGKELSYNNIADSDAAWECVKQFAEPACVIVKHANPCGVAVGKDSYSAYRLALATDTTSAFGGIIAFNKTVDADTIEAVSTQFLEVLIAPSYTAEALALIAKKQNVRVLEIAIESGENRFDLKRVGGGLLVQTPDVHALMLADLKVVTKLQPTPEQLKDLLFAWNVAKFVKSNAIVFCKGGQTLGVGAGQMSRVDSTKIAAIKARNAGLELRGSVAASDAFFPFRDGVDVIAENGVSAIIQPGGSLRDEEVIAAADEHGIAMVMTGIRHFRH, from the coding sequence ATGAGCAAAATTACCCGTGCCTTGATCAGCGTATCGGATAAAACTGGTGTGTTAGCATTTGCCCAAGCCTTGCATCAGCAAGGTGTCGAGATTCTTTCGACTGGTGGCACTGCTAAATTATTTGCCGATCACGGTCTACCCGTGATTGAAGTTGCCGATTACACCGGCTTTCCTGAAATGCTCGATGGCCGCGTGAAGACCTTGCATCCAAAAATCCACGGTGGCATTTTAGGCCGTCGTGATTTAGACGCGCATGTAGCCACCATGGGCGAGCATGGCATTGGTAATATTGATTTAGTTTGTGTGAATCTGTATCCGTTTGAAGCGACGATTGCCAAGCCCGATTGCAGCTATGAAGACGCCATCGAAAACATCGACATCGGCGGCCCAGCCATGGTGCGCTCGGCAGCCAAAAACCACGCGCACGTGGCGATTGTGACCGATGCCGCTGACTACGATTTATTGATCGAAGAAATGCAAGCCAATGGCGGCGCATTGGCTTTGGCAACGCGCAAAAACTTGGCGAAAAAAGCCTTTAGCCATACCGCAGCGTATGACGGCGCGATTTCAAATTACCTCACCGCTTTAACCAGCGACGGTGAAAAAGCGATTTACCCAACGCGTTTAAACTTGCAGTTTGAAAAAGTGCAAGACATGCGTTACGGCGAAAATCCACACCAATCAGCGGCGTTTTACCGTGATTTGGACCCAGCAGCAGGCAGCTTGGCCAATTACAAGCAGTACCAAGGTAAAGAATTGTCGTACAACAATATCGCCGATTCGGATGCCGCGTGGGAATGCGTGAAGCAATTTGCCGAGCCAGCTTGCGTGATTGTTAAACACGCCAACCCTTGTGGCGTTGCCGTGGGTAAAGACAGCTATAGCGCATATCGCCTAGCCTTAGCGACCGATACCACCAGTGCCTTCGGTGGCATTATTGCTTTCAATAAAACCGTTGATGCCGATACGATTGAAGCGGTGTCTACGCAATTCTTGGAAGTATTGATTGCACCATCGTACACAGCAGAAGCATTGGCTTTGATCGCCAAAAAACAAAACGTTCGTGTATTGGAAATCGCCATTGAAAGCGGTGAAAACCGTTTTGATTTGAAGCGTGTTGGCGGTGGCTTGTTGGTGCAAACGCCCGATGTGCATGCCTTGATGTTGGCCGATTTGAAAGTCGTGACTAAGTTGCAACCGACGCCAGAACAATTGAAAGATTTGTTGTTCGCGTGGAATGTGGCCAAGTTTGTTAAATCAAACGCGATTGTGTTCTGCAAAGGCGGCCAAACTCTGGGCGTTGGCGCTGGCCAAATGAGCCGTGTGGATTCAACTAAAATTGCCGCGATTAAAGCGCGTAACGCTGGGTTGGAATTACGTGGTTCGGTCGCAGCGTCAGACGCTTTCTTCCCGTTCCGTGATGGCGTGGATGTGATTGCCGAAAACGGTGTGTCGGCGATTATTCAACCGGGCGGTAGCTTGCGTGATGAAGAAGTGATTGCTGCAGCCGATGAGCACGGCATTGCGATGGTAATGACTGGCATTCGCCACTTCCGTCATTAA
- a CDS encoding helix-turn-helix domain-containing protein yields the protein MTTPTDLIATAINESLAQYFNDLDGEPPSALYEMVLARMEKPLLVNVLQRVEGNQSRASEMLGINRNTLRKKLQAYDLL from the coding sequence ATGACTACCCCCACCGACTTGATTGCAACGGCAATTAATGAATCGCTCGCGCAGTATTTTAATGACCTAGATGGTGAGCCGCCGAGTGCATTGTATGAAATGGTTTTGGCTCGCATGGAAAAGCCGCTCTTGGTGAACGTGCTGCAGCGCGTTGAGGGTAATCAATCGCGCGCTTCAGAAATGCTCGGCATTAATCGCAATACCCTGCGTAAAAAATTACAAGCCTACGATTTGTTATAA
- the dusB gene encoding tRNA dihydrouridine synthase DusB, translated as MQIGPYQLKNNLIVAPMAGVTDRPFRQLCKQFGAGHAVSEMMTSDVALRSSQKSLLRANFDGELAPISAQIAGSDPKMLAEAARFQVANGAQIVDINMGCPVKKVCNKLAGSALLQNEQLVGDILDAVVNAVDVPVTLKTRLGFANGAENILRVAQLAENAGIAALAIHGRTREDMYQGQARYGLIRAVKESISIPVIANGDIDSPAKAALVLKETGADAIMIGRAAQGRPWLFREIAHFLATGETLPPPEVLEIHGVLLGHLDDLYAFYGEYSGCRIARKHIAWYTKGLHGSNEFRQTMYAEETTAGQALAVDTYLKSLLNFGERLQYRNTANESE; from the coding sequence ATGCAGATTGGCCCGTATCAGTTAAAAAATAATCTGATCGTTGCGCCCATGGCGGGAGTGACTGATCGTCCTTTTCGTCAGCTGTGTAAGCAGTTTGGAGCAGGGCATGCGGTCTCAGAAATGATGACTAGCGATGTGGCTTTGCGTTCAAGTCAAAAGTCTTTGCTGCGCGCAAATTTTGACGGTGAACTGGCGCCGATTTCGGCGCAGATTGCCGGATCAGATCCCAAAATGCTGGCCGAAGCGGCGCGATTTCAAGTCGCCAATGGCGCGCAGATTGTGGATATCAATATGGGCTGCCCAGTTAAGAAGGTTTGCAATAAGTTGGCCGGTTCGGCTTTATTGCAAAACGAGCAATTGGTTGGCGATATTTTGGATGCCGTAGTCAATGCCGTTGACGTTCCTGTAACACTCAAAACGCGCTTGGGTTTTGCCAATGGCGCCGAAAACATTTTGCGCGTTGCTCAGTTGGCCGAGAACGCCGGGATTGCCGCATTGGCGATTCATGGCCGTACGCGGGAAGATATGTATCAAGGGCAGGCCAGATATGGATTGATTCGTGCAGTCAAAGAATCAATCTCGATTCCGGTGATTGCCAATGGCGATATTGATAGTCCGGCCAAAGCCGCTTTGGTACTGAAAGAAACCGGTGCCGATGCCATTATGATCGGCCGTGCGGCACAAGGCCGACCTTGGTTATTCCGTGAAATTGCGCATTTTTTGGCGACTGGTGAAACCTTGCCGCCGCCCGAAGTGCTAGAAATTCATGGCGTATTGCTCGGGCATTTGGATGATTTGTATGCGTTTTATGGCGAATATTCCGGTTGCCGAATCGCGCGTAAGCATATTGCTTGGTATACCAAGGGTTTGCATGGCAGTAATGAATTTAGGCAAACGATGTATGCCGAGGAAACAACCGCTGGACAAGCGCTAGCGGTCGATACCTACTTAAAAAGCTTGCTCAATTTTGGCGAGCGACTGCAATACCGCAACACAGCGAACGAATCAGAATAG
- a CDS encoding glutathione S-transferase family protein, with protein MQLVIGNKNYSSWSLRPWLGMKVAGIKFDEVAHDLYAPNAWAERLQFSPSAKVPVLIDGDIHIWDSLAIAEYLAERYPAAQLWPQDIVTRAYARSVCAEMHAGFSALRSICPMDIRQKHPVVMTPALQADIDRVLAIWHDCRSRFAGYGEFLFGHFSWVDAFFAPVVTRFVTYGIAVPAPLDLYMNAVLALPAMQEWMADACAESSVAV; from the coding sequence ATGCAATTGGTGATTGGCAATAAAAATTACTCTTCATGGTCGTTGCGGCCGTGGTTGGGGATGAAAGTCGCTGGGATAAAATTTGACGAAGTGGCGCATGATTTGTACGCGCCCAATGCCTGGGCTGAGCGTTTGCAGTTTTCGCCTAGCGCTAAAGTGCCGGTGCTAATTGATGGCGATATCCATATTTGGGATTCTTTAGCCATTGCTGAGTATTTGGCCGAACGTTATCCGGCGGCACAATTGTGGCCACAAGACATCGTGACGCGCGCTTATGCGCGATCGGTTTGTGCTGAAATGCATGCTGGATTTTCGGCATTACGTAGCATTTGCCCGATGGATATTCGGCAGAAACACCCTGTAGTCATGACCCCCGCATTGCAGGCGGATATTGATCGGGTATTGGCGATTTGGCATGACTGCCGCTCGCGTTTTGCGGGATATGGCGAATTTTTATTTGGGCATTTTTCTTGGGTGGATGCGTTTTTTGCGCCGGTGGTCACTCGCTTTGTAACTTACGGCATTGCGGTGCCTGCGCCGTTAGATCTATACATGAATGCCGTGTTGGCCTTGCCCGCAATGCAAGAATGGATGGCCGATGCATGTGCCGAGTCAAGTGTTGCGGTATAG
- a CDS encoding sensor histidine kinase, translating to MRQETKQQFNQLDWSAMLALICALLAAVFVYLSYFTLAERQEASDRRYQSFLLAEQMRLSSDQLTLMARAYAATGNPKFLQFYNQILDIRNGKQPRPENYHRVYWDFLMPQQGQPPFANGQTISLHNLLDKNGFTEQELQQLRSAQASSDQLADLERTVFKLVAQNKPKVAGNYVTPAAVSQLYSEAYLQAKSQIMGGINQFYHLQETRNNSSVAYAVTMNNLMIAFSVLSFIGLIISLIFNFKLRARLSAQFISDLQREVTEQTDIIIEKNQELTHAFDLMAKAQKNLIETEKMASLGALVVGVAHEINTPVGICITATSYMEEENNELSKMVSDQSLKKKSLENYLERFDQSIKLSLKNLHRIAGIINNFKEVAVDQDVDVFSSIDLKKDIRYMVDEIVLSNQYNQNKINIDLHCDEQWICLCYPGVLIKVLRQLLKNALIHAFDPGANGQVDIVVAKIDNWYQISVQDNGKGMEELEQLKIFDPFYTTKRNQGGIGLGLPIVFNLVTQKLGGSIRCTSVLGQGTCFQIKIPVEGKSVDLT from the coding sequence ATGAGGCAAGAGACAAAGCAACAGTTTAATCAATTAGATTGGTCCGCGATGTTGGCGTTGATATGCGCGCTGCTGGCGGCGGTTTTTGTTTATCTTAGCTATTTTACTTTGGCTGAACGGCAAGAGGCGAGCGATCGGCGTTATCAATCATTTTTATTAGCTGAGCAAATGCGCCTGAGCTCAGACCAGCTGACATTGATGGCCCGGGCTTATGCAGCCACGGGTAATCCCAAGTTCTTGCAGTTTTATAATCAAATTTTAGATATTCGCAATGGCAAGCAGCCTAGACCAGAAAATTACCATCGCGTGTATTGGGATTTCTTAATGCCCCAGCAGGGGCAGCCGCCGTTTGCCAATGGCCAAACCATTAGTTTGCATAATTTATTGGATAAAAATGGTTTTACTGAGCAAGAATTGCAGCAATTGCGCTCGGCACAAGCGAGCTCGGATCAATTAGCTGACTTAGAAAGAACTGTATTTAAATTGGTGGCGCAAAATAAACCCAAAGTAGCTGGCAATTATGTAACGCCAGCGGCGGTAAGCCAGTTGTATAGCGAGGCTTATTTACAAGCTAAAAGCCAAATCATGGGGGGGATTAATCAATTTTATCATTTGCAAGAAACAAGAAATAACAGCAGTGTTGCCTATGCAGTGACTATGAATAATTTAATGATTGCTTTTTCTGTGTTGAGCTTTATCGGCTTAATCATTAGCTTGATATTTAATTTTAAATTAAGGGCGCGGCTGTCAGCACAATTTATTTCTGACCTACAGAGAGAGGTTACCGAGCAAACTGACATTATTATTGAGAAAAACCAAGAGCTAACACATGCTTTTGATTTGATGGCTAAGGCGCAAAAAAATCTGATTGAAACCGAAAAAATGGCTTCCTTAGGTGCTTTGGTCGTTGGCGTGGCGCATGAAATTAACACGCCGGTTGGGATTTGTATTACCGCTACCAGCTATATGGAAGAAGAAAACAATGAATTAAGCAAAATGGTTTCTGATCAGTCATTAAAGAAAAAATCGCTAGAAAATTACTTAGAGAGGTTTGATCAAAGTATTAAATTGTCACTAAAAAATCTACATCGAATTGCAGGAATTATTAATAATTTTAAAGAAGTTGCAGTAGACCAAGATGTTGATGTTTTTTCTTCTATTGATTTAAAAAAAGACATTAGGTATATGGTTGATGAAATCGTATTGAGTAATCAGTACAATCAAAATAAAATTAATATTGATTTGCATTGCGATGAGCAGTGGATTTGCCTGTGTTACCCTGGGGTGTTAATTAAAGTATTAAGGCAGTTACTTAAAAATGCCTTGATTCATGCTTTTGATCCGGGGGCGAATGGGCAAGTGGATATCGTTGTCGCGAAAATTGATAATTGGTATCAAATTAGCGTGCAAGACAATGGCAAGGGTATGGAAGAGCTCGAGCAGCTCAAAATTTTTGACCCGTTTTATACCACCAAGCGTAATCAAGGCGGGATTGGTTTAGGCTTGCCGATTGTTTTTAATTTGGTAACGCAAAAACTTGGAGGCTCGATTCGTTGTACCTCGGTGCTTGGGCAAGGCACGTGTTTTCAAATAAAAATTCCAGTTGAGGGAAAATCGGTCGATCTTACTTAA